In Scatophagus argus isolate fScaArg1 chromosome 7, fScaArg1.pri, whole genome shotgun sequence, a genomic segment contains:
- the dkk3b gene encoding dickkopf-related protein 3b isoform X1, whose translation MSGIMLLSVSLSLCLLWATGDTARSGPVILRDALERGSVSLNDMFREVEELMEDTQHILEEAVDQITTERAKSSLLDLRPNYHNETTKMVKDGDRAVQVLDRSDKVETNNKTGEVHLSHIHMEISGQWNSVDHECMVDEDCDDLKYCLYEIENSKCLPCIPTDMPCTKDEECCSDQMCVWGQCTVNATKGTEGTICQGQSDCRPDLCCAFQRELLFPVCNPKPEKGELCWSHPNLLMDMLAWDQEGPRDHCPCADDLQCQPHGRGSVCGE comes from the exons atGTCCGGTATCATGCTGCTGTCGGTGTCCTTGAGTTTGTGCTTGTTGTGGGCGACCGGCGACACGGCGCGGAGCGGGCCAGTGATCCTGCGGGACGCTCTGGAGCGGGGCTCGGTCAGTCTGAACGACATGTTCCGAGAGGTGGAGGAGTTGATGGAGGACACACAGCACATACTGGAGGAGGCTGTGGACCAG ATCACTACTGAGAGAGCTAAATCGTCATTACTGGATCTGCGTCCTAACTACCACAATGAGACTACGAAGATGGTAAAGGATGGAGACAGAGCCGTTCAGGTCCTAGATAGATCTGACAAGGTA GAAACTAATAACAAAACCGGAGAGGTTCATCTTTCACACATCCACATGGAGATCTCTGGCCAGTGGAACAGCGTGGATCAT GAGTGCATGGTGGATGAGGACTGTGATGACCTGAAATACTGCCTGTATGAGATTGAGAACTCCAAGTGCCTCCCCTGCATACCAACTGATATG CCCTGCACTAAAGACGAAGAGTGTTGCTCAgaccagatgtgtgtgtggggccaGTGTACAGTTAACGCCACCAAAGGAACAGAGGGAACCATCTGTCAGGGTCAGAGTGACTGCAGGCCAGACCTCTGCTGTGCCTTTCAACGAG aGCTGTTGTTTCCAGTGTGTAATCCCAAACCAGAGAAGGGGGAATTGTGTTGGAGCCACCCCAACCTGCTGATGGATATGCTGGCCTGGGACCAGGAGGGTCCCCGTGACCACTGCCCCTGTGCCGATGACCTCCAGTGCCAACCCCATGG ACGTGGATCTGTTTGTGGAGAGTAG
- the dkk3b gene encoding dickkopf-related protein 3b isoform X2, with amino-acid sequence MSGIMLLSVSLSLCLLWATGDTARSGPVILRDALERGSVSLNDMFREVEELMEDTQHILEEAVDQITTERAKSSLLDLRPNYHNETTKMVKDGDRAVQVLDRSDKETNNKTGEVHLSHIHMEISGQWNSVDHECMVDEDCDDLKYCLYEIENSKCLPCIPTDMPCTKDEECCSDQMCVWGQCTVNATKGTEGTICQGQSDCRPDLCCAFQRELLFPVCNPKPEKGELCWSHPNLLMDMLAWDQEGPRDHCPCADDLQCQPHGRGSVCGE; translated from the exons atGTCCGGTATCATGCTGCTGTCGGTGTCCTTGAGTTTGTGCTTGTTGTGGGCGACCGGCGACACGGCGCGGAGCGGGCCAGTGATCCTGCGGGACGCTCTGGAGCGGGGCTCGGTCAGTCTGAACGACATGTTCCGAGAGGTGGAGGAGTTGATGGAGGACACACAGCACATACTGGAGGAGGCTGTGGACCAG ATCACTACTGAGAGAGCTAAATCGTCATTACTGGATCTGCGTCCTAACTACCACAATGAGACTACGAAGATGGTAAAGGATGGAGACAGAGCCGTTCAGGTCCTAGATAGATCTGACAAG GAAACTAATAACAAAACCGGAGAGGTTCATCTTTCACACATCCACATGGAGATCTCTGGCCAGTGGAACAGCGTGGATCAT GAGTGCATGGTGGATGAGGACTGTGATGACCTGAAATACTGCCTGTATGAGATTGAGAACTCCAAGTGCCTCCCCTGCATACCAACTGATATG CCCTGCACTAAAGACGAAGAGTGTTGCTCAgaccagatgtgtgtgtggggccaGTGTACAGTTAACGCCACCAAAGGAACAGAGGGAACCATCTGTCAGGGTCAGAGTGACTGCAGGCCAGACCTCTGCTGTGCCTTTCAACGAG aGCTGTTGTTTCCAGTGTGTAATCCCAAACCAGAGAAGGGGGAATTGTGTTGGAGCCACCCCAACCTGCTGATGGATATGCTGGCCTGGGACCAGGAGGGTCCCCGTGACCACTGCCCCTGTGCCGATGACCTCCAGTGCCAACCCCATGG ACGTGGATCTGTTTGTGGAGAGTAG